A single Bacillus sp. HMF5848 DNA region contains:
- a CDS encoding TetR/AcrR family transcriptional regulator, whose product MEKWISELLVDQQKVSERQVRILEAAIESFSEKGYASTSTSEIAKRAGVAEGTIFRHYKTKKDLLLAIVGPTMSKVVAPFMAKNFVDEILKDEYYSAEQFIRAIAANRYEFVKKNTPMIKIFLQEIAFHDDIRENFKPVFQELIYKRIAPIMAHFRECGEIRNLPDATIIRLVSSTLISFFITRFIVIPEHPWDDEKELEDTIQFIMRGLRNETADQKD is encoded by the coding sequence TTGGAAAAATGGATAAGTGAACTGCTCGTTGATCAGCAAAAAGTAAGTGAAAGGCAAGTGCGTATCTTAGAAGCTGCTATCGAAAGCTTTTCGGAAAAAGGTTATGCATCTACATCTACAAGTGAAATAGCAAAGCGTGCGGGTGTCGCAGAAGGAACTATTTTTAGGCATTACAAAACAAAAAAAGACTTATTACTCGCCATTGTTGGACCAACAATGTCTAAGGTTGTCGCGCCGTTTATGGCTAAGAACTTTGTTGATGAGATATTAAAAGACGAGTATTATAGCGCTGAACAATTTATTCGTGCTATTGCCGCTAATCGCTATGAGTTTGTTAAAAAAAACACACCTATGATTAAGATATTTCTCCAAGAAATTGCCTTTCATGACGATATAAGAGAAAATTTCAAGCCAGTTTTTCAAGAATTGATATATAAGCGAATTGCACCAATTATGGCACATTTTCGTGAATGCGGAGAAATACGAAATCTTCCGGATGCTACAATTATCCGATTAGTATCTTCAACATTAATTAGCTTTTTTATTACAAGGTTTATTGTTATACCCGAACATCCCTGGGATGATGAAAAAGAATTAGAAGATACAATCCAATTTATTATGCGTGGATTACGCAATGAAACAGCTGATCAGAAAGATTAA
- a CDS encoding ABC transporter ATP-binding protein, with translation MSEQMCIQVHNVSKSFGKRDVLHDISLQVKKAEIFGLLGPSGAGKTTLVRTMVGIDEATSGYVNVLSTKMPNLQVLNRIGFMAQSDALYTELTAQENLEFFASIYGLRNLKKKQRILEVSELVNLTIDLKKKVNAYSGGMKRRLSLAISLLHEPDVLVLDEPTVGIDPVLRNQIWDELRRLREQGTTIVVTTHVMDEAEKCHRLGMIRDGRLIAIGSPEELKDNTKTASLEEAFLYYGGVRA, from the coding sequence ATGAGCGAGCAAATGTGTATACAAGTCCATAATGTTAGTAAAAGTTTCGGAAAAAGAGATGTGCTGCATGACATTAGCTTACAAGTGAAAAAGGCAGAGATATTTGGATTGTTAGGTCCTTCAGGAGCTGGCAAAACCACACTAGTACGGACGATGGTGGGGATTGATGAGGCAACTAGTGGTTATGTAAATGTATTATCAACGAAAATGCCTAACTTACAAGTGCTGAATCGGATTGGATTTATGGCACAATCTGATGCTTTATATACTGAACTTACGGCTCAAGAGAACTTAGAGTTTTTTGCTTCTATATATGGACTGCGTAATTTAAAGAAGAAGCAAAGAATTCTTGAAGTAAGTGAACTTGTTAACTTAACAATTGACTTGAAGAAAAAAGTAAACGCATATTCTGGCGGTATGAAACGTCGACTGTCACTCGCTATTTCTTTATTACATGAGCCAGACGTTCTTGTGTTAGATGAACCAACAGTAGGGATTGACCCTGTGTTGCGTAACCAGATATGGGATGAACTACGTCGTTTACGTGAGCAAGGTACAACGATTGTTGTTACTACGCATGTGATGGATGAAGCGGAGAAGTGTCATCGCCTTGGTATGATTCGTGATGGTAGATTAATAGCAATAGGCTCACCAGAGGAGCTTAAAGACAATACAAAAACAGCATCATTAGAAGAAGCATTTTTGTATTACGGAGGTGTGCGTGCATGA
- a CDS encoding ATP-dependent Clp protease ATP-binding subunit, which produces MKCQVCQQKEATVQLNIQFNENRKQLLLCEDCYTKEKSKLKMPNNMTNGINGFNLNDLFGNFPVHGHPHNHEGKKTTNTHDGGNGFLDQFGRNLTHMAKAGVIDPVIGRDKEVERVIEILNRRNKNNPVLIGEPGVGKTAIAEGFALKIAEGSVPAKLLNKQVYLLDVASLVANTGIRGQFEERMKQLIAELQKRKNIILFIDEIHLLVGAGSAEGSMDAGNILKPALARGELQVVGATTLREYRKIEKDAALERRFQPVIVHEPTIDHSIEILKGIQEKYESYHNVVYTDEAIQACVTLSQRYIQDRFLPDKAIDLMDEAGSKVNLKSGGTDETAIHDRLAQLETEKAEALQAENYELAAKLRDEEAKLEKQLSRADEKSKATVALTEIQRIIEEKTGIPVGKLQADEQSKMKHLEDNLAAKVIGQAEAVKKVAKAIRRSRAGLKGKNRPIGSFLFVGPTGVGKTELSKTLAEELFGSKDAMVRLDMSEYMEKHSVSKLIGSPPGYVGHDEAGQLTERVRRNPYSIILLDEIEKAHPDVQHMFLQIMEDGRLTDSQGRTVSFKDTVIIMTSNAGAGTKKITVGFEKNDITSVSSVLESLSNYFKPEFLNRFDSIIEFKSLESKDLLVIVDLMLAEVIEQLNEQQIKMTISDDAKQYLSIKGYHPAFGARPLRRVIQEELEDKIADLLLDYDDINHVDVYVEDNEIKVK; this is translated from the coding sequence ATGAAATGTCAAGTATGTCAACAAAAAGAAGCGACTGTACAGCTTAATATTCAATTTAATGAAAATCGTAAGCAATTGCTCCTGTGTGAGGATTGTTATACGAAAGAAAAAAGCAAATTAAAGATGCCTAACAATATGACGAATGGCATTAATGGATTTAACCTGAATGATTTATTTGGAAACTTTCCAGTTCATGGACACCCACATAATCATGAAGGTAAGAAAACCACAAACACGCATGACGGTGGAAATGGTTTTCTTGATCAATTTGGTCGCAACTTAACACATATGGCAAAAGCCGGAGTCATTGACCCAGTTATCGGCCGTGATAAAGAGGTAGAACGCGTAATTGAGATTTTAAACAGGCGAAATAAAAATAATCCTGTTTTAATTGGTGAACCTGGGGTTGGTAAAACAGCAATTGCGGAAGGGTTTGCTCTAAAAATAGCAGAAGGATCTGTGCCAGCAAAACTATTGAACAAGCAGGTATATTTACTTGATGTTGCATCTCTTGTTGCGAATACAGGTATTCGTGGACAATTTGAGGAACGTATGAAACAGCTTATTGCTGAACTACAAAAACGCAAAAATATTATCTTGTTCATTGATGAAATCCACTTACTAGTAGGCGCAGGTTCAGCCGAAGGATCTATGGACGCTGGGAACATTTTAAAGCCCGCACTCGCACGAGGTGAGCTCCAGGTTGTTGGGGCAACAACGCTAAGAGAATATCGGAAAATTGAAAAGGATGCAGCGCTTGAGCGCCGTTTCCAGCCTGTCATAGTTCATGAGCCTACAATAGATCATTCTATTGAAATTTTAAAAGGCATCCAAGAAAAATACGAAAGTTATCACAATGTAGTTTACACCGATGAAGCGATTCAAGCGTGCGTTACATTATCACAACGTTACATTCAAGATCGTTTTTTACCAGACAAAGCGATTGACTTAATGGATGAAGCTGGTTCAAAGGTTAACTTAAAATCTGGTGGAACAGATGAAACAGCAATTCATGATCGCTTAGCTCAACTCGAAACCGAAAAAGCAGAAGCTTTACAAGCAGAAAACTATGAACTAGCCGCCAAGCTTCGAGATGAGGAAGCTAAGCTTGAAAAGCAATTGTCCAGAGCTGACGAAAAAAGCAAGGCAACTGTAGCTTTAACCGAAATTCAACGGATCATAGAAGAGAAAACTGGTATTCCTGTTGGAAAGCTACAAGCAGATGAACAATCTAAAATGAAGCACCTTGAAGATAACTTAGCAGCGAAGGTTATCGGTCAAGCGGAAGCTGTTAAAAAAGTTGCAAAGGCGATTCGTCGAAGCCGTGCTGGCTTAAAGGGGAAAAATCGCCCGATTGGTTCATTCTTATTTGTCGGACCAACCGGTGTTGGTAAAACCGAGCTATCAAAAACGCTAGCAGAAGAACTTTTCGGCTCAAAAGACGCAATGGTTCGTCTTGATATGAGTGAATATATGGAGAAACACTCTGTGTCAAAGCTGATTGGTTCTCCCCCAGGCTATGTTGGCCACGACGAAGCTGGCCAGCTTACAGAACGTGTTCGTCGTAACCCATACAGCATTATATTATTAGACGAAATTGAAAAAGCACATCCTGACGTGCAGCATATGTTCTTGCAAATTATGGAGGATGGTCGTTTAACAGATAGCCAGGGGCGAACAGTAAGCTTTAAGGATACAGTTATCATAATGACAAGCAATGCTGGCGCAGGTACTAAAAAAATAACGGTAGGATTTGAAAAGAACGATATTACTTCTGTAAGTAGTGTTCTTGAGTCACTTAGCAATTATTTTAAGCCTGAGTTTTTAAACAGATTTGATAGTATTATTGAATTCAAGTCCCTTGAAAGCAAAGACTTACTAGTAATTGTAGATTTAATGCTTGCTGAAGTAATTGAGCAGCTTAACGAGCAACAAATTAAAATGACAATATCAGATGACGCAAAGCAATATCTATCTATAAAGGGGTACCATCCAGCATTCGGAGCTCGTCCTCTGCGTCGCGTTATTCAAGAAGAACTAGAAGACAAGATTGCTGATTTATTACTAGACTATGATGATATTAATCATGTTGACGTATATGTTGAAGATAACGAGATTAAGGTAAAGTAA
- a CDS encoding DUF7010 family protein has translation MNLDELRIDLARRGKRGLHFILASVIIWCAVLIVWLLPIEDIYTKTLLTFCFTTPLVPLAFVISKVIKAEFSANSNPLNKLGLLFSYNELLYILIAMWVYAAAPDKMVMVLAIIFGAHLLPFGWLYKSTAYTVMAVLISVSIFIIGIIFDPVIVSIVMISFEIVFSIWLIIEVKNLQKVATS, from the coding sequence ATGAATCTAGATGAATTACGAATTGATTTAGCGAGGAGAGGCAAAAGAGGTTTACACTTTATTTTAGCTTCTGTCATTATTTGGTGTGCTGTTCTAATTGTTTGGTTACTTCCCATTGAAGATATATATACAAAAACACTGCTAACTTTTTGTTTCACCACGCCTCTTGTTCCACTTGCTTTTGTTATTTCTAAGGTGATTAAAGCTGAATTCTCGGCAAATAGTAATCCTTTAAATAAACTAGGACTTTTATTTTCATATAATGAACTGCTGTATATCTTAATCGCTATGTGGGTCTATGCAGCAGCACCTGATAAAATGGTCATGGTGTTAGCGATTATTTTTGGAGCACATTTACTACCATTTGGTTGGTTGTATAAGTCAACTGCATACACAGTGATGGCTGTTTTAATCTCTGTAAGCATTTTTATTATTGGTATCATCTTTGACCCTGTGATTGTTTCAATTGTGATGATTTCTTTTGAGATAGTATTTAGCATCTGGCTTATAATAGAGGTTAAGAATTTGCAAAAGGTTGCAACAAGTTAA
- a CDS encoding ABC transporter permease: protein MRIIALVIRIIRQFFRDRRTLGLMIVAPMFVLLLMNIVFNGKDYVPTIAYDNMPASIIDSLESSDAKVVEMSEEEALDELQAQRADGYIKMDGMVPSIILEGSDPTANMAVITAVTTALKKLSSQANLMEPEIELLHGYENMSLIDNFGPILIGFFIFFFVFLISGVSFLRERTSGTLERLLATPLRRWEIVVGYILGFGIFAVFQATLISWFAIEVLDIMMTGSFGFILLVTFLLALTALSLGTLLSAFAGNELQMMQFIPIVVIPQIFFSGIINLETMDQWLRTVSYFMPLTYGADALRHIMIRGQGWDAIATDVYYLLGFALLFMLLNVVALRKHRRL, encoded by the coding sequence ATGAGAATAATAGCTTTAGTGATTAGAATAATAAGACAATTTTTTCGGGATCGTCGTACGCTAGGGCTCATGATTGTAGCGCCAATGTTTGTGTTACTTTTAATGAATATTGTGTTTAATGGCAAAGATTATGTCCCGACAATTGCTTATGACAATATGCCAGCATCCATTATAGACTCACTTGAATCATCAGATGCTAAAGTAGTAGAGATGAGCGAAGAAGAAGCACTTGATGAGCTTCAGGCTCAACGAGCAGATGGATATATAAAGATGGATGGGATGGTTCCGTCTATTATATTGGAGGGAAGTGATCCAACTGCAAATATGGCAGTAATTACTGCTGTAACTACCGCTTTAAAAAAACTATCATCTCAAGCGAATTTGATGGAACCTGAAATTGAACTTCTACACGGATACGAAAATATGTCTCTTATTGATAACTTTGGGCCAATATTGATTGGGTTCTTTATATTCTTTTTCGTGTTTTTAATTTCTGGTGTTTCGTTTTTACGAGAAAGAACAAGTGGTACCCTTGAAAGATTGTTAGCTACACCACTTAGGAGGTGGGAGATTGTCGTTGGTTATATATTAGGCTTCGGTATTTTTGCAGTTTTCCAAGCGACACTGATCTCTTGGTTTGCCATTGAAGTATTAGATATTATGATGACAGGATCGTTTGGATTTATTTTATTAGTTACATTTCTACTTGCTCTAACAGCTTTAAGCTTAGGTACCTTACTTTCCGCCTTCGCTGGCAATGAACTGCAAATGATGCAATTCATTCCGATTGTGGTTATTCCACAAATATTCTTCTCTGGTATCATTAATCTTGAAACGATGGATCAGTGGCTACGAACTGTGAGTTACTTTATGCCATTAACGTACGGGGCTGATGCACTTAGACATATTATGATACGAGGTCAAGGTTGGGACGCTATTGCAACTGACGTGTATTATTTATTAGGTTTTGCACTTCTGTTTATGCTTTTAAATGTGGTAGCATTAAGAAAGCATCGCAGATTGTAG
- a CDS encoding MoxR family ATPase: protein MLTQFERVKEEIHKVIIGKDTEIELFFISLMFNGHILLESVPGTGKTMLAKTFAQTVDSKFSRIQFTPDVLPSDVTGIQFFNPKKQEFEMKMGPIVANIVLADEINRATPRTQSSLLEVMEEQQVTIDGQTCRLEKPFVVIATQNPVESQQGTFPLPVAQMDRFFMKLKTDYPTFEEEKQMATLYQQGDLLKKIEPVLSVAHIQELQQQVQNVKVVDDVETYIVNICRETRKHAAVELGVSPRGTLALMKAAQGHAFINDRDYVTPTDVKEVAPFVITHRMYLTTEGSLTRTPYAVIQEILASVPVPVEVSYV, encoded by the coding sequence ATGCTTACACAGTTTGAAAGAGTAAAAGAGGAAATTCACAAAGTTATTATAGGTAAAGACACAGAAATTGAGTTGTTTTTTATATCTCTAATGTTCAATGGGCACATTTTATTAGAAAGTGTTCCAGGAACGGGAAAAACTATGCTCGCCAAAACGTTTGCGCAAACAGTAGATAGCAAATTTAGCCGTATTCAGTTTACACCAGATGTATTACCGAGCGATGTAACAGGTATTCAATTTTTTAATCCGAAAAAACAAGAATTCGAAATGAAGATGGGCCCTATTGTTGCGAATATCGTTCTTGCTGATGAAATTAATCGAGCAACACCACGTACACAGTCAAGTTTATTAGAGGTAATGGAGGAGCAACAAGTCACGATAGACGGACAAACTTGTAGATTAGAAAAGCCATTCGTTGTGATTGCTACACAAAACCCAGTTGAATCTCAGCAAGGCACGTTTCCTTTACCTGTTGCACAAATGGACCGTTTTTTTATGAAGTTAAAGACGGATTATCCTACCTTTGAAGAAGAAAAGCAGATGGCAACGTTATATCAGCAAGGGGATTTACTAAAAAAAATAGAACCTGTTTTGAGTGTTGCACATATTCAAGAGTTACAGCAACAGGTGCAAAATGTCAAAGTTGTCGATGATGTAGAAACGTATATTGTGAATATTTGTAGAGAAACGAGAAAACATGCTGCTGTAGAGTTAGGCGTAAGTCCACGTGGTACGTTAGCTCTTATGAAAGCAGCCCAAGGGCACGCCTTTATTAACGACCGGGATTATGTGACACCGACTGATGTGAAAGAGGTTGCTCCATTTGTTATCACTCATCGGATGTATTTAACAACGGAAGGCTCGCTCACAAGAACGCCTTATGCAGTGATACAAGAGATATTAGCGTCTGTTCCGGTGCCTGTGGAAGTGAGTTATGTATAA
- a CDS encoding DUF58 domain-containing protein — MEWQTYTVGNRIMMVLGATTFFLMIIALYINSFLFFFFTILLLVFVLVNSYYVENLHKGIHILNEKGRVRLHQGDNCEMTVSIQNTGFPILLGEVTLQVDDCVEPLAGYVAKQSASYMVTVPLSLTRKSETMIRIPVQTKKRGLAKIRNIELRIPHLLGFGVTVLQYKHFYKQDAIVYPSPIPVSQLETLYTQVEGAFYKPMSIYEDRLATIGTRDYQYGDSLSNIHWTASARMMKLQTKQYERVVNTGFMIAVNVSSGYSLTSDLESILSAVCKIAYFAHEQNIPYSLAINVRTAGDIPFYYVSPGSGREQLQKVLELLAQISVNCVTLPFQNMMFVVSRHLPLQPYCIVAGEITESSERLVLEISKKVEATFSLAISNEQHAYMARWC, encoded by the coding sequence ATGGAATGGCAAACATATACAGTAGGCAATCGTATTATGATGGTGTTGGGGGCTACAACCTTTTTTCTTATGATAATAGCTCTTTACATCAATAGTTTTCTTTTTTTCTTTTTTACTATTTTATTGTTAGTTTTCGTTCTAGTAAATTCATATTATGTAGAAAATCTACATAAAGGCATACATATTCTGAATGAAAAAGGTAGGGTGCGTTTACATCAAGGTGACAATTGTGAAATGACAGTAAGTATCCAAAATACTGGATTTCCTATTTTATTAGGAGAGGTTACATTACAAGTTGATGATTGTGTAGAACCGTTAGCAGGCTATGTGGCTAAACAATCGGCTTCTTACATGGTTACAGTTCCTTTGTCACTAACTAGGAAGAGCGAAACAATGATTCGAATACCTGTCCAAACTAAAAAAAGAGGATTAGCGAAAATTCGAAACATAGAGCTACGCATCCCACATTTGTTAGGATTTGGTGTAACAGTACTTCAATATAAACACTTTTATAAACAGGATGCTATTGTGTATCCTTCACCTATACCTGTAAGTCAGTTGGAAACCTTGTATACACAAGTAGAGGGGGCCTTTTACAAGCCCATGTCTATTTATGAAGATCGGTTAGCCACTATTGGAACTCGAGACTATCAATATGGTGATAGTTTATCCAATATTCATTGGACAGCATCTGCTCGTATGATGAAGCTACAAACTAAGCAGTACGAGCGAGTCGTGAACACAGGATTTATGATAGCAGTAAATGTTTCGTCAGGTTATTCATTAACAAGTGATTTAGAATCGATACTGAGCGCAGTTTGTAAAATTGCTTATTTTGCACATGAACAAAACATCCCTTATTCATTAGCTATTAATGTTCGTACCGCTGGGGATATCCCGTTTTATTATGTGTCACCTGGAAGTGGGAGAGAACAGCTTCAAAAAGTTTTGGAACTGTTAGCACAGATTAGTGTAAATTGTGTGACACTTCCATTTCAAAATATGATGTTTGTTGTGAGTCGTCATCTACCGCTTCAGCCATACTGCATTGTCGCAGGGGAAATAACAGAATCAAGTGAAAGGCTAGTATTAGAGATTTCAAAAAAGGTTGAAGCAACGTTTTCTTTAGCAATCTCAAATGAACAGCATGCTTACATGGCCAGATGGTGTTAG
- a CDS encoding TsoY family (seleno)protein, with product MRRNLKEQYSPLYFLAALGSGGLAISFFMYLMFMVKHPGRPMANFEHVFPTLLGNNISLSAVVAVSLVGIIFFAFKHFQILLWNIREYNLFKKTTAYQELRNSNNEVSLMAIPLTLGMTINVVFIIGAVFVPNLWSIVEYLFPFALTGFLIVGVYALVIFKDYFTRFIIQGDLDFVKNNNLSHMLTIFAFSMISVGFAAPAAMSHTLATSVIAMVMSIFFASLAIMLMIVKMVLGFKSIFKQGIDKMGSPSLWIAIPILTLLGITFVRLYMGINHNLYEVADPSPIPIFLVLTVFVSIQILFGFIGYSVLKKIGYFTDMIHGEGKSPGSFALICPGVAFFVLGMFYIHWGFVKTDILTQYSIVYFALLLPFIYVQFKTVTTIFKLSSKLLREPRVNNVVLNKKQTV from the coding sequence ATGAGAAGAAACTTAAAGGAACAATACAGTCCACTGTATTTCTTAGCAGCGTTAGGTAGTGGAGGATTGGCAATCTCATTTTTTATGTATTTAATGTTTATGGTTAAGCATCCAGGTAGACCGATGGCAAATTTTGAACATGTGTTTCCTACATTACTTGGAAATAATATTTCTTTATCAGCTGTAGTAGCTGTTAGTTTAGTAGGTATTATATTTTTTGCTTTTAAGCATTTTCAAATATTGCTCTGGAATATTCGTGAATATAACCTTTTCAAGAAAACAACTGCTTATCAAGAGCTTCGTAATTCTAATAATGAGGTTTCATTAATGGCCATCCCATTGACTTTAGGGATGACAATAAACGTTGTGTTTATCATTGGTGCTGTTTTTGTTCCTAATCTTTGGAGTATAGTAGAATATCTGTTTCCGTTTGCACTTACAGGGTTCTTGATAGTTGGTGTCTATGCACTTGTCATTTTCAAGGATTATTTCACACGATTTATCATTCAAGGTGATTTAGATTTTGTTAAGAACAATAACTTAAGTCATATGTTAACGATTTTCGCATTTTCTATGATATCTGTTGGGTTTGCGGCACCAGCAGCGATGAGTCATACACTAGCAACTTCTGTTATAGCTATGGTTATGTCTATTTTCTTTGCAAGTTTAGCCATTATGTTAATGATTGTGAAAATGGTACTAGGCTTCAAATCAATTTTTAAGCAAGGTATTGATAAAATGGGAAGCCCGAGTTTGTGGATTGCTATTCCGATTCTCACGCTATTAGGTATTACATTTGTTCGCTTATATATGGGGATAAATCACAACTTGTATGAAGTGGCTGATCCATCTCCCATTCCAATCTTCCTAGTGTTAACAGTGTTTGTATCAATCCAAATCTTGTTTGGTTTTATAGGGTATAGCGTTTTGAAGAAAATAGGCTACTTTACAGATATGATTCATGGCGAAGGGAAAAGTCCGGGCAGCTTTGCACTAATTTGTCCAGGCGTTGCATTCTTTGTACTAGGCATGTTCTATATCCATTGGGGATTCGTTAAGACGGATATTCTTACCCAATATTCTATTGTGTATTTTGCTTTACTACTGCCATTCATTTACGTACAATTTAAAACCGTTACTACAATTTTTAAGCTATCTAGTAAACTACTTCGTGAACCTCGAGTAAATAACGTCGTTTTGAATAAAAAGCAAACAGTGTAA